The sequence ATAGGCACCTGCAATAAGCCCCACTGCGATCCAACTGCCTACGATACCATCGCTGTACATCATACCCGGAAGCCCAAGAAGCAGCCATCCGCTCATATCTGATGCACCTGCACTCAGAGCAGTTACACTGGGGTTGAGACCGCGTCCACCTAAAACATAGTCACTCAGATCATTGGTTTTAAAATAAAAATAAAACCCTATAGCCAGCATCACCAGCATATAGCCTATAAATGATATGATTATCTCTATTTGCATATTTAAATCTCCTCGAATTTGATACTTTGAATACCAAGATTTCCGTATCTGTGGTAAGAGTTAGAGATACTTTGCTCTATGAAGTAGTGCATGAGCTCAAGTTTGCCATGCGAGACAAAGTTCTCACTGGCTATATAGATCGCTTTATCAGCGATCGCTTTGTAGATATTGTCGCTTACATTGTCCGGATGCAGGAACCTTACTCTTTGTACATTTGGTATCTTCTCGATCAATCCATCTTCATCATCTCTGGCAAACGTGTCCTCCTGCCCGATGAAAGCGTTCTGTTTGGATTCAAGCCAGATCAGTTCGGCTTTACGGGATTTTTTCGGGATAGAGATATGAAGCTTCGCACCTATCATTTTGATTGCCATGATCGTTGTCAGAATCTCATCAAGTTCATCCTTCTCTTCCAGTCTAAGAAGTACACTCTTCACTGGAAGATAACGGATGATATTGCTCTCTCCCCGAATATGTGCATAGTCATGCTCTTTTAAGAATTCAACCTCGTACCAGTGTGTAAAGTGGCACATATGTCTCAGTGCCGCTTCACATTCATCATTGAAAACTGTATCTCTTGTGAGAAGTACTCTCATTTGATCCAAAAACCGGCTTGAACATGATTCGTAAAGGTTGGTCTCTTGATATGTCAGATTCATAAATTGACTGACATAGTTGAAACCGCCTGCTTTTTTACCGCTTCCTATGGCAGATTTTCTCATACCGCCAAAAGGCTGGCGTGTGACGATCGCACCTGTAGTGACACGGTTTATATAGAGGTTTCCTGCAATGATACGTTCTTTCCAGTAATCCTGTTCCCTTTTATCCAAAGATTCTATACCGGAGGTCAAACCGTAGCCTGTTACGTTAACGATATCGATGGCATCGTCCAGGTCTTCTGCGCACATGACGCTCAGAACAGGGCCGAAAAGCTCATTCATATGACAAAAATCATTTCTCTTGGTTCCCCATCGGACTGACGGTGTAAGCATATAGGGATTGCCCTGGTCAGCGTAATCCGGTCTGACAAGCCACTCTTCGCCTTCATCAAGATAGGTGAGTGCTTCTTTGAGTTCACCTGAGGGAAGATTGGATAAGGTTCCGATCCGGTTGGAAAAATCCCAAACAGAGCCCGTTTGAAGTGATTCGACGGCTTCTTTGATCGTCTGTTTGAATGCTACATCTTCAAATAGCTCTTTTTCAAGTACCAGCAGAGAGGTGGCTGAACACTTTTGTCCTGAGTTATGAAAGGCCGATACGACCACATTTTTGATCGTTTGGTCCCGATCAGCCAATGCGGTGACGATCGTCGCATCTTTACCGCCGGTCTCAGCACTCAGTGCGATATCCGGACGGGACTTGATGATGTTATAAGCCGTCTTTTCACCCCCTGTAAAAATGGTAAAATCGATATCTCTGCTAGGGATCATATGCTCCCCTACAACAGAACCGCGACCCGGGATGAACTGCAGGGTGTTTTTACTGATACCTGCATCCCAAAAACATTGACACAAACGGTACCCGCACAGGATAGAGTCTTCTGCCGGTTTTAATATAACGGTATTCCCCGCTGCAAGAGATGCGGCGACCCCACCCACCGGAATAGCGATAGGAAAGTTCCATGGGCTGATAACCAGACCCACGCCTTTACCCGTGGCTTCAACACCTGTAAGGGACGATATCTTCGACACGCTGTAAGGGTAGAAGTTTGCAAAGTCTATCGCTTCACTGACCTCGACATCTGTTTCTGTAAAGACTTTACCCACTTCTGCAGCAGCCACTCCTATAAGGTCCGCTCTTGCTACCCTTAGCTCATGCGCTACATCCATCAGGATCGTTTGTCTTTGCTCTACTGTCAGTTCTCTCCAGCCATCCGGGTCCTCTTTTGCTGTTGTAATGGCTCTTTGCATATCCTCGGGTGTTGCTTCAGCATAGCGTCCTGCCAGCTTTTTCTCATGGTACTGGCTCTTATCTATCACACCAACATGCAGATCTCGTTGAACGATCTCTCCGCCTACGACCGGATAGGCGTTAAATCCGCCCACTTCACCGATATTCTGCCACTTGTCACGGATCTTTTCTGCCCACTTTCTGTTTGGCTCCAAAACAAAGTCTGTATCCGGTTCATTCTCAAAATGGTAACGTTTCAGATCGATCGTCTCTTTGATGATCTCTTTGTTTCTATCTTGTGTTCTGTAAGACTCCTGATCCACGGTCGGCATGAGTGCCAGTGCATCATCGTAACTTTTGACCAATATCTCCCATGCAGGCGTATCGACCTCAAGACCGAAACTGTGCCGTAAAAAGTTCTGTTCGGCTGTGTTCTCATCAAATCTTCTTACCAGATAGGCTATGGCATTTGTAA is a genomic window of Sulfurovum sp. XGS-02 containing:
- a CDS encoding bifunctional proline dehydrogenase/L-glutamate gamma-semialdehyde dehydrogenase, with translation MTIPTNIAQDVKAVAYEWQKKIQVSRKGQEQDFHEMMLKMLKNPVNKIFLIELLDQSFRSSNPDRVADQLEYIFEKYKSTDFFSQFEQILIWLFRDVGIYLTSISIPLFVKYLRNDISAIVIQGEDPVLSKHMHKRKKEGTRVNINVIGEIVLSKEEAEKRVEKYIQLLQNPDVDYLSIKISNLFSQIIPHAHENNIRHISEQLQKVYSAAMENRYQDKDGKEHYKFVNLDMEEYRDIEMTIDSFKTVLEMDAYKNLHAGIVIQTYMPDAMMHIKDLYAWAKKRVQSGGAPIKIRIVKGANQEMEMTEASLRGWPNVTYASKAETDANYKIAMNFLLDPDVAPYVHTGVASHNLFDHALAMLLAKERKVEKYVTAEMLEGMSEAAYHVLKDQGLNVILYAPTATKETFTNAIAYLVRRFDENTAEQNFLRHSFGLEVDTPAWEILVKSYDDALALMPTVDQESYRTQDRNKEIIKETIDLKRYHFENEPDTDFVLEPNRKWAEKIRDKWQNIGEVGGFNAYPVVGGEIVQRDLHVGVIDKSQYHEKKLAGRYAEATPEDMQRAITTAKEDPDGWRELTVEQRQTILMDVAHELRVARADLIGVAAAEVGKVFTETDVEVSEAIDFANFYPYSVSKISSLTGVEATGKGVGLVISPWNFPIAIPVGGVAASLAAGNTVILKPAEDSILCGYRLCQCFWDAGISKNTLQFIPGRGSVVGEHMIPSRDIDFTIFTGGEKTAYNIIKSRPDIALSAETGGKDATIVTALADRDQTIKNVVVSAFHNSGQKCSATSLLVLEKELFEDVAFKQTIKEAVESLQTGSVWDFSNRIGTLSNLPSGELKEALTYLDEGEEWLVRPDYADQGNPYMLTPSVRWGTKRNDFCHMNELFGPVLSVMCAEDLDDAIDIVNVTGYGLTSGIESLDKREQDYWKERIIAGNLYINRVTTGAIVTRQPFGGMRKSAIGSGKKAGGFNYVSQFMNLTYQETNLYESCSSRFLDQMRVLLTRDTVFNDECEAALRHMCHFTHWYEVEFLKEHDYAHIRGESNIIRYLPVKSVLLRLEEKDELDEILTTIMAIKMIGAKLHISIPKKSRKAELIWLESKQNAFIGQEDTFARDDEDGLIEKIPNVQRVRFLHPDNVSDNIYKAIADKAIYIASENFVSHGKLELMHYFIEQSISNSYHRYGNLGIQSIKFEEI